TTTGAAAGTATAGATAATATACAACTATATGAGATATTTTTAGTATTATTCGAGTTATCACgaaaatattctttatatttttcaacaaatttattagtATTTTCTAGAAACTTATCACCAATATCATTTTTCATAACATTATGATATAGATtgcataatattttaaatgtatCATAAATTTTAGGCATATGCTTAACaccaatatatatatcgaatacatttttttgatttataaGACCCTTATAAGTTTTATATTCCGtaccattttttatatgtttattataaaattcatttatattagaAAATTATGTGTTTAGCTTTTggtttaatttataattaaccACATAATAATGTGTACAAAAACATTCACATTTTCATATGCATAGATTTGAAAATTAATTTGATACgtgataatatattaaataaccATAGACACCTACCGTTAGTATATCAAGACCTGTATTGCAATTTCTTTTTCCTAAGCTTCAATTATAGCAATATCCATTGAAAAACttctatatttaaattgATAATTTCCAGAATTCTCAAATTTATCGGAAGAAATACCCTCAAATTACTAAATATATTGCACTAAGAActttaaacaaatttaatacAATATGTactaatgaaaattttattaaaataaaacttaaTGCAATTTATAGGTAATATAGGATTTGAAATATTAagaatatgtttttattaaaacattGTATATACTAGATGAACATTcattataatgaaattatatttagtCAGTATGTTAACCAACATTATTctacttttatatatacttcacaaaatatatgttatagTTGTTTAAGTTATATGTATACCTGATGTCTTTAGTTAAACAtattcttattatttaaattaatatagaataataaaacaatattaattctaaaggaattttatatttctgtTTATggtaattaaataatttctCTAAATTAGGGCTTATTAATGCATACTTTGTcatactatatataatacaatatatgcacatatcATTATtcttaataatatttcgtataactttattataaaaatatgagtAGTTTTATAgtgaaattaaaatatatttccttATATTTATGTCTTCATGTAGAACTGAAATGCTATCATATcttgttttaataaattgtggcccaaatttaatattattgtgaaaatataaataactaAGAAATTCAGTATtagtataatttttaaaagtatataaatagttaTTTTGTAATAGAGATTAAATATTTACGCACCTTTTCTAGTGCTATATAaccaattttttatttaaaattatgttaagctattataataacattAATAAACTTCTAAAAACAATTCAATATTAAATACGACGaaataaatgcatatataaaccTTCGATTAATCggcaaatatatataattttatttattatttttacatttgtgattatatatatacacatatgtATAATGTATTATACAGAAAACTAATCTctgtaaaatatatttcaaattttCAGTATTTACATAATATTAGTAAACAAAATGctgtaatatattaaatgggaagtattaaaaaattaatatttcacaaaaaaaaaacgaaaaacaACAATagaatgcatatatatttgtgcaAATACACATATGGAAATATATGGGTATAAATGGAAAGTgtcaaaaattaattattttctttgtGCGTAAGTCGTCTTCtttaatttctttaatCAACTTGTTACTGTAAATATTCTTAATTACTTCTGAATggttataattttttacatgCCCATATAAGTAcaaatcatatataattttttgtattggaaaataaaaaggaaatgtaaaaaaattataatttgaaaaaggagggaataaaatttgaatagaaaaatgatttataGGAGATGGGTAAGGTGAGcccatatacatatatttttttaaagcttgtattttatttttaatattagtATCTTCTAactttttgaaaaatgtatttaatATAGATTTGTTTTCTGTATCtttcaatatatttgtatatatattaatataattttcatttaacttatctataatatttgcttcatttatattttccatatgTTTATTATCACTATTAATAGAGTTTATTcctatgtttttttttctctctttaataattttatttaattcaaGCAAAATGCTTAcaatttcttcattataATCTTGATCACAATCTCTATATTTGttacacatatatttataatgaaCACCTTTCCCTTTACTAATAACAAGgaagtataaaaatatgtccATAATGAAATAAGCATAATTATACAAATGTAACAAACAGCTTAaatcttttctttttaaatttttaacatCATACATAATCcctttaaataaaatagtaaGATTCAAACATGAATTGCTATATGggttatttaatataatataatcataACAATTATAATACACATATAACTTATTACTGTTGTTTATTttaccattttttatatgcacatatttATCATCAATTTGTACGTTATTTAATAATGGctcataataatttgccttagtatttttttcatcgaatatcttaaaattttttctaaCATTAATTATGTctgtataaatattattttttattaatctaatatcattatcatttaatatattgttgcaatatatgcatttgtccatgttatttatgtttaaaCTTAAGCAACTGTTACACACCTTCTTATACAGCCTATTTGTATagtacttttttttttcatgtgaataataaattcCCCTTCTTACAATCTTTAacatttttgaaaaagccagattaacaaatatacgggtacatatgtatgtatTCGTAAGTAAATCTGTATATATACTtcataaacaaatattccCTATTAAACATTCCTATACATTATTATGTAATtctttatttcatataaaatatagataaaaggcatcccttttttatttcttcccCATTTAATGTATACTCCTTAAGCTTATGTTTTTCTCAtcatatgttttatattccTTTTGTAAAATCTAGcgttatatataaatgtacctccataaaaaaaacatataaggTCACCCATATTTCCATTCAAAATCTTTCAATTATTTATCCATTCTTAGAAAATGTTATTTGCAGTTTCTCTAATTATGCTTGTTTTAGcagatttttatttaatttgatttattttagaTTTGTTTCTTCTTTCATCGCAATTTTTGAAAACAACataaaaatcatataaatgataacaGCACAAACCACtaaaattgtaaataaattaaagaaaaataatgacaaataatcataaaatGTACATAATCATagatattcatataaattataccAAATTTCttcagaaaaaataatatttttaataattttttttataaatttttaattaaagtagtgttttttcttatatattcaGGCGTTATTTACAAACAATGAGAACAAAGTAtctacatatatttatatgtgcgtatgattttttatacaaaaaaaataaattaatgttacaaaaaaaatttacgCAGTtccatataaatatattttttataatatagtGTGCATATTCCAAAAATTAAGTCGagtaatttttattttgttcacCACAAAAATTTACGCTGCGataataaacataattactcatatatatttatttatattacaaatgaataatatataactcCCAGCGCATTCCAAAggtaaacaaattataaaagaGAATCCTACTACACTTAAAAGGCCACAAATTTAATGTTatctaaaatatattgtacATATGCTtctttcctttttttcaaaataaaattataattctttaaaaatagGGAAAATTgtcaaattaaaaataatcggtaagaatatatatatatccgCACAAAGATCTATGCTAACTGTAAATGTTGTTCAAAAGTACATAGTTTTTATACATCACATTagtttaattaaaatttaaagtTATCATAAGGATTCCATTTAATCGGAAAGTTTTCTGGTGTCGcatcttcattttctttccaaatctaaaaaaaaaaattgaatgAATGAGGtattagaaaatatataaatcgaacatattaaaataaccatgcaaatattattatgcgTTTCGTACTACTTATATAAACATGcgaatatttattaatctACATTCTCTTATATATTACCTTTATGGATTTATCGCCATGCGTTGTTATTAACCGGGTCTCACTTTTATCAAAAGCCATTGATAAAGTGGAATTTTCACAATCAACTGTTCCAGGTACAACTTTATTTGACAAtgtatcatatttatatccaCTTGACCaatcataaaaatgaagCTGACCATTATTACTAcctaatattaaaattgaaGAATCACTAAAGTAAGAATCTTGCTTAATTAAACTACAATTTACTATTGAATTAAAACCTGTAATATTTCTGTCAAATTCGGCATCTGCTCCACACCATACTTTAACATTATCTGGAGCACAACTACAAAAACTATATTCAAAAGGATGTATGGATAAAGATctaatactttttttatgatgCGTTAATGCTATTCTGCATTTGCCATTATTTAAATCCCATAATCTTATCATTTTATCTTGAGAACCTGATATAACTTGAGGTTCAACAGATTGCGAAGATAAGGACATAATTGTTCCTGTATGCCCtgataatacaaaaattgaattttttgttcttaTATCCCATACTCTAACTACTGCATCTCTTCCTCCGCTCATTAATATATCTAATGATGGGTGCAAAGATAAACAATATACGCCAGATAAATGACCATGATAATCTCTTATCACTTTGTTATATTCCAAGTCCCAACATTTAACTCTGTTATCTTCACCACaactaaataaatatggGTTTCTTTTagaaatttttatatctcTTACACTATTTATATGCCCCGTTAAGGTTAATTTTAGTTTACAGGTAGCTAAGTCccatattttaattaatcgATCATTAGCTCCCGTTGCAAACCACTCATTACTTATATCAACATCAACGCAATTTACCCACCCCGAATGACCTAATATAActctatataatttatatggaTAGTGCCATTTAggtttttttatttttttatatatatctaaaGTTTTAATATTACTTAGTGCATTACTACTTAATATCGATTCGTctgatttttttataataggctcattaaatatttcatttttgtgctgattattattaaaaggaaatatactactatttttagtatttttatcatccATAATATTTCCGTTTTCACTTTTATAATTAGATAACGCATTTGTATTCATATCATTCAcatttaaagaaatatcTTCGTGTGTTATTGGGTCATCATTTATAatactatttattattgaacttttttttttttttttttttttcatatttttttcatttcctttttgtatatcacttgtttccattttttttatatataacttttttaCAGATGAATATTCATCCATTTctcttatatttatgttcatttttatagaagttaatttctttaaaacattttccCTTAAATTACTTCTTCGTgcttttaattcattttctttatatctGTTTTCATAAGATTTAGTGTTTTCTTCATCTGGAATAGCTAAAGCAGATATCGATTTtaaatcttttattttgttactATTCTCATAATCATCATCTTCatcatttataattattctaTTGTTTATGTTTTGGTCATATgctaataaattataattaaatggTGTCAATATATCATTCCCCA
Above is a window of Plasmodium berghei ANKA genome assembly, chromosome: 4 DNA encoding:
- a CDS encoding pre-mRNA-splicing factor PRP46, putative encodes the protein MKRFFGLEKSKGNDDDKINEVEKNEEKEHEDENSEKEEYENETEYGGEEDLKKHICLSKNMFMGNDILTPFNYNLLAYDQNINNRIIINDEDDDYENSNKIKDLKSISALAIPDEENTKSYENRYKENELKARRSNLRENVLKKLTSIKMNINIREMDEYSSVKKLYIKKMETSDIQKGNEKNMKKKKKKKSSIINSIINDDPITHEDISLNVNDMNTNALSNYKSENGNIMDDKNTKNSSIFPFNNNQHKNEIFNEPIIKKSDESILSSNALSNIKTLDIYKKIKKPKWHYPYKLYRVILGHSGWVNCVDVDISNEWFATGANDRLIKIWDLATCKLKLTLTGHINSVRDIKISKRNPYLFSCGEDNRVKCWDLEYNKVIRDYHGHLSGVYCLSLHPSLDILMSGGRDAVVRVWDIRTKNSIFVLSGHTGTIMSLSSQSVEPQVISGSQDKMIRLWDLNNGKCRIALTHHKKSIRSLSIHPFEYSFCSCAPDNVKVWCGADAEFDRNITGFNSIVNCSLIKQDSYFSDSSILILGSNNGQLHFYDWSSGYKYDTLSNKVVPGTVDCENSTLSMAFDKSETRLITTHGDKSIKIWKENEDATPENFPIKWNPYDNFKF